A genome region from Alicyclobacillus acidocaldarius subsp. acidocaldarius DSM 446 includes the following:
- a CDS encoding flagellar hook-basal body protein, which translates to MGQMMWNGLSGIQAANAWMDQIADNLANLQTPGYAAEQGTFADLLTMQVYGNATDPSSAARVTPPGWRGGTGVVRTGEERDFSQAAVVRTGIPTHLAIEGPGFFVVQTPSGRMYTRAGNFIWSRRSDGSFVLATQTGDPVLSAAGQPIVKPADAPSMTVAPDGTVQFGRGRTAKLALVEIGEPSSHLIPEGNGLYRLASGGVAVPARNSSVIQGAVNASNVDETAAMAQLVAAQDFYEENAQAISMANQLLGLADTIRTSGG; encoded by the coding sequence ATGGGGCAGATGATGTGGAATGGGCTGTCCGGCATCCAAGCGGCCAACGCTTGGATGGACCAAATCGCGGATAACTTGGCGAATCTACAGACCCCCGGGTACGCGGCCGAGCAAGGGACGTTCGCAGATCTGCTCACGATGCAGGTGTACGGCAACGCGACCGATCCGTCTTCGGCCGCCCGCGTGACGCCTCCCGGATGGCGCGGGGGCACGGGCGTCGTGCGCACGGGCGAAGAGCGGGACTTCAGCCAGGCCGCCGTGGTGCGCACGGGCATCCCGACGCACCTTGCCATCGAGGGCCCCGGATTCTTCGTCGTGCAGACGCCTTCGGGCCGCATGTACACCCGGGCCGGCAACTTCATTTGGAGCCGGCGTTCCGATGGCTCGTTCGTGCTCGCGACACAAACGGGCGATCCCGTCCTGTCCGCCGCGGGCCAGCCCATCGTCAAGCCGGCGGACGCGCCGTCCATGACCGTCGCACCGGACGGCACCGTCCAATTTGGACGCGGGCGGACGGCAAAGCTCGCGCTGGTGGAAATCGGGGAGCCGTCGAGTCATCTCATCCCCGAAGGCAACGGCCTGTACCGACTGGCCTCGGGCGGGGTCGCGGTTCCGGCGCGAAATTCGTCCGTGATCCAAGGGGCGGTGAACGCGTCCAACGTGGACGAGACGGCCGCCATGGCGCAGCTCGTCGCCGCTCAGGATTTCTACGAGGAAAATGCGCAGGCCATCTCCATGGCCAACCAACTGCTTGGGCTGGCAGACACCATCCGGACGTCGGGAGGTTGA
- a CDS encoding flagellar basal body rod C-terminal domain-containing protein, translating into MIQGLTAAASGMAAEDRLEQLLSNNLANQETPGFKASIGELIEDPVFAMERYSYGDGSDGIGIGEMGGGVDFQEGVPSFSEGGLETTGRPLDLAIVDVLSSGEVAYALTPQGAKPVAGLVTVGAGGRLTAGGMPLAVYGLDGQPVQGLFAVRNPSYQGSELLSEGGAPAYDAAGRPSYVFENAAGQVVYTPGSETDDPYAIRVGNADDMGYHAFLPVNYADANGRSGLAVTRDGALQLNAENVVVDAAGHAIAPLDAAGRVMVGGRIVVNPLYHGTQIFSQSGTPVYDANGQPSFRVYDAQGQPVAGGRIGLVDADVTQLQPLGEGEYMVGGSYQAAAVEPLLRASTGRMVFGALESSNVNVAATMAQMMQALNAYEANQRVAQSVDSMLNVAATDIGRVQGG; encoded by the coding sequence ATGATCCAGGGGCTGACGGCGGCCGCCTCGGGTATGGCGGCGGAAGATCGGCTCGAGCAGCTTCTGTCGAACAACTTGGCCAACCAGGAAACCCCGGGCTTCAAGGCGTCCATCGGCGAGCTCATCGAGGACCCGGTGTTCGCCATGGAGCGCTATTCGTATGGGGACGGATCGGACGGGATCGGCATCGGCGAGATGGGCGGCGGCGTCGACTTTCAGGAGGGCGTTCCCTCGTTCTCCGAAGGTGGGCTGGAGACGACGGGGCGTCCGCTCGATCTCGCCATCGTGGACGTCCTCTCGTCGGGCGAGGTGGCCTACGCGCTCACACCGCAGGGTGCCAAACCCGTGGCGGGTCTGGTGACAGTGGGCGCGGGCGGGAGGCTGACCGCAGGCGGGATGCCGCTCGCCGTCTACGGGCTGGATGGGCAGCCGGTCCAGGGCCTTTTTGCCGTCCGCAATCCGTCGTACCAAGGTTCGGAACTGCTCAGCGAAGGTGGGGCGCCCGCCTATGACGCGGCGGGACGCCCGTCGTACGTGTTCGAGAACGCAGCGGGCCAGGTCGTGTACACGCCCGGCAGCGAGACGGATGATCCGTACGCCATCCGCGTGGGGAACGCGGATGACATGGGCTACCACGCGTTTTTGCCCGTGAACTACGCGGATGCCAATGGGCGGTCAGGCCTGGCCGTGACCCGGGATGGGGCGCTGCAGTTGAACGCGGAGAACGTCGTGGTCGATGCGGCGGGGCACGCTATCGCGCCGCTGGATGCCGCGGGCCGGGTGATGGTCGGCGGGCGCATTGTGGTCAACCCGCTCTATCATGGCACGCAAATCTTTTCGCAGAGTGGGACGCCGGTGTATGATGCCAATGGACAACCGTCCTTTCGCGTCTACGATGCCCAGGGGCAGCCTGTGGCAGGCGGCCGGATCGGCCTCGTCGATGCGGATGTGACGCAACTCCAGCCGCTCGGCGAAGGCGAATACATGGTCGGCGGTTCGTATCAGGCAGCGGCGGTCGAGCCGCTTCTCCGCGCGAGTACCGGGCGGATGGTGTTCGGCGCGCTCGAGAGTTCAAATGTGAATGTGGCGGCCACGATGGCTCAGATGATGCAGGCGTTGAACGCGTACGAGGCGAATCAGCGCGTGGCGCAGTCGGTCGATTCGATGTTGAATGTCGCGGCGACGGATATCGGCAGAGTTCAGGGCGGCTGA
- the mreB gene encoding rod shape-determining protein has translation MFSRDVGVDLGTANVLVHVKGQGIVLDEPSVVAIDQVTKQVVAVGEEARRMLGRTPGNIVAIRPLREGVIADFEVTEIMLRHFLNKTIGKRFFGRPRVMICVPAGITSVEQKAVREAAEAVGIKQVDLIEEPKAAAIGAGLNIFEPSGSMVVDIGGGTTDIAVLSLGDVVTSTSLRIAGDKLDEAIVKYIRREYNLMIGERTAEELKKELATVFPGGRQKSTDVRGRDMVTGLPKTVTVHSEELREALQEPVYAIVQATKSVLEQTPPELAADIFDKGVVLTGGGALVDGLDKLMQSELEIPVHIAENPMHCVVIGTGRVLESPEWNKYRDRGRRRARR, from the coding sequence ATGTTTTCAAGGGACGTTGGTGTAGATCTGGGCACCGCCAATGTGCTGGTGCACGTCAAAGGCCAAGGGATTGTACTCGACGAACCATCGGTCGTTGCAATAGATCAGGTGACGAAGCAGGTTGTCGCGGTTGGCGAAGAAGCTCGCCGCATGTTGGGGCGAACGCCGGGGAACATTGTCGCCATTCGTCCGCTTCGGGAAGGCGTGATCGCCGATTTTGAAGTGACGGAGATCATGCTCCGCCACTTTCTCAACAAGACCATCGGCAAGCGTTTCTTCGGGCGCCCGCGTGTGATGATCTGCGTCCCCGCGGGCATCACCTCCGTCGAGCAGAAGGCGGTTCGAGAGGCGGCGGAAGCGGTCGGCATCAAGCAGGTGGATTTGATTGAGGAGCCGAAGGCCGCCGCCATCGGCGCAGGTCTCAACATCTTTGAGCCGAGCGGCTCGATGGTCGTCGACATTGGCGGAGGCACGACGGACATCGCGGTGCTTTCGCTGGGCGACGTGGTCACGTCGACGTCGCTCCGGATCGCGGGGGACAAGCTCGACGAGGCCATCGTGAAGTACATTCGCCGTGAGTACAACCTGATGATCGGCGAGCGGACGGCGGAGGAGTTGAAGAAGGAACTGGCGACCGTGTTTCCAGGTGGGCGCCAGAAGAGCACGGACGTGCGCGGGCGTGACATGGTGACCGGCTTGCCGAAGACGGTCACGGTTCACTCGGAGGAACTCCGCGAGGCCCTGCAGGAGCCGGTGTACGCGATTGTGCAGGCGACGAAGTCGGTGCTCGAACAGACGCCGCCAGAACTCGCCGCCGACATCTTCGACAAAGGCGTCGTGCTGACGGGCGGCGGGGCGCTGGTAGACGGCCTGGACAAGCTCATGCAGTCTGAGCTGGAGATCCCCGTGCACATCGCGGAAAACCCCATGCACTGCGTCGTGATCGGAACGGGGCGCGTGTTGGAGAGTCCCGAGTGGAACAAGTATCGCGATCGCGGCCGGCGCCGAGCGCGGCGGTGA
- the spoIIID gene encoding sporulation transcriptional regulator SpoIIID — translation MHDYIKERTLKIGEYIVETRNTVRTIAREFGVSKSTVHKDLTERLPEINPELASKVKEILEYHKAIRHLRGGEATKMKYHKGDDERAGSAVKPKKIERRKGVSSGL, via the coding sequence GTGCATGATTACATCAAGGAGCGTACTCTTAAGATTGGGGAGTACATTGTCGAAACGCGCAACACGGTTCGGACCATCGCGCGCGAATTCGGCGTCTCCAAGAGCACGGTGCACAAGGATCTGACGGAACGCCTTCCGGAGATCAATCCGGAGCTGGCCAGCAAGGTAAAGGAAATTTTGGAATACCACAAAGCGATCCGGCACTTGCGCGGTGGCGAAGCGACCAAAATGAAGTATCATAAGGGAGACGATGAGCGGGCTGGGTCGGCCGTGAAGCCGAAGAAGATCGAGCGGCGCAAAGGAGTTTCGAGCGGACTGTAG
- a CDS encoding M23 family metallopeptidase: MDEKQHLDPKPETPQAQNRSPVRKWLSKRWVYPAMYLGAAAVVIGVIYARIETNSTPTSVTTTETNQTSQTGTTSNGLEPWVWPYAQGTDATVTMGFFPVHGSLKQQAAAVVEYDNTFYPHKGIDIRAAGGRQFTVVAAQRGTVESVTNQPLYGYEVVVSSPDGYTETYQSLGSVDVKPGQTISAGDPIGTTSTNLFEQSQGNHLYFQVNQNGQPIDPESLLPKQ, translated from the coding sequence ATGGATGAAAAGCAACACCTTGATCCAAAACCCGAGACGCCACAAGCGCAAAATCGAAGCCCTGTGCGCAAGTGGCTGTCGAAGCGATGGGTCTACCCGGCGATGTACCTTGGAGCGGCTGCGGTCGTGATCGGCGTCATCTATGCGCGCATCGAGACGAACAGCACGCCGACGTCGGTGACCACGACGGAAACCAACCAGACGTCGCAGACGGGCACCACGTCGAATGGGTTGGAGCCCTGGGTCTGGCCGTATGCGCAGGGGACGGACGCCACGGTGACGATGGGGTTTTTCCCGGTGCATGGGTCGCTGAAGCAACAGGCTGCGGCGGTGGTCGAGTACGACAACACGTTCTATCCGCACAAGGGCATTGATATTCGCGCCGCCGGTGGCAGGCAGTTCACGGTGGTGGCCGCGCAGCGCGGCACCGTCGAAAGTGTGACCAATCAGCCGCTCTACGGCTACGAAGTGGTCGTCAGCTCGCCCGACGGCTACACCGAGACGTATCAGTCCCTGGGTTCGGTGGACGTGAAACCGGGCCAGACCATCTCCGCCGGAGATCCCATCGGCACGACATCGACCAACTTGTTCGAGCAGAGCCAGGGCAACCATCTGTATTTCCAAGTCAACCAAAACGGTCAACCGATCGACCCCGAGTCGCTTCTCCCCAAGCAATGA
- a CDS encoding SpoIID/LytB domain-containing protein has product MSQPRTLRGVLQFGVRLALAFAAMVLLPVGIAKALQRSPMPDVSAWIAQHDARIQLRVFDGEAGESRPMPLNTYVLEVLLANCDPSAPMASLEAASVAVRTYAVRAMLHPSLQARREHVDLTDNPSLDLAMETEHELELSIGSQAALSFVARAQAAIEATDGRILTYGGQPILAFLCEISTGRTRSAEIALGYPVPYLKSIPCPDDAASPARLSTVTYTLGALNQALSAHLSDFSGLRAVRSSDGFVQAVKAGDEVWSGSAFAASLGLASDDFTWVARGDRLVFTCYGRGSDLGMSLHEADALASRGMSYAAILAHFYPGARLEDMEPLVQGMGTSGN; this is encoded by the coding sequence ATGTCCCAGCCACGAACCTTGCGCGGCGTCCTCCAGTTCGGAGTGCGACTCGCCCTTGCCTTTGCCGCCATGGTCCTCCTCCCCGTGGGGATTGCCAAAGCTCTTCAGCGCTCGCCCATGCCCGACGTTTCCGCGTGGATCGCGCAGCACGACGCACGGATTCAACTTCGCGTCTTTGATGGAGAAGCCGGCGAGTCTAGGCCCATGCCCCTCAACACGTACGTTCTCGAAGTTCTGTTGGCCAACTGCGACCCGAGCGCCCCCATGGCCAGCCTCGAGGCCGCGAGCGTAGCTGTGCGCACGTACGCCGTACGCGCGATGCTCCACCCCTCGCTTCAAGCTCGGCGCGAGCATGTCGATCTGACGGACAACCCTTCCCTCGATCTCGCCATGGAGACCGAGCACGAGCTGGAACTTTCCATCGGTTCACAGGCCGCGCTCTCGTTCGTCGCTCGCGCGCAGGCGGCCATTGAAGCGACGGATGGGAGAATTTTGACGTACGGCGGCCAGCCGATTCTCGCTTTTCTGTGTGAGATCTCCACTGGGCGGACACGATCCGCCGAGATCGCGCTCGGCTATCCGGTGCCCTACCTGAAAAGCATACCTTGCCCAGACGACGCCGCGAGTCCGGCACGCCTGTCGACCGTCACCTATACGTTGGGCGCGTTGAATCAGGCGCTGTCCGCACACCTGAGCGATTTCAGCGGCCTTCGCGCTGTGCGGTCGAGCGACGGCTTCGTGCAAGCCGTGAAGGCGGGAGACGAGGTCTGGAGCGGTTCCGCGTTCGCCGCGAGCCTTGGACTGGCGTCGGACGATTTCACCTGGGTGGCGAGGGGAGATAGGCTTGTCTTCACCTGCTACGGAAGGGGTTCCGACCTCGGCATGAGTTTGCACGAGGCGGATGCGCTCGCATCGCGCGGCATGTCGTACGCAGCCATCTTGGCGCACTTCTATCCGGGCGCCCGATTGGAAGACATGGAGCCTCTCGTCCAAGGTATGGGAACCTCCGGTAACTAA
- the murA gene encoding UDP-N-acetylglucosamine 1-carboxyvinyltransferase yields the protein MGRIVIEGGYPLEGTVRVSGAKNAVLPILAASLLAEEGVSQIEEVPHLLDVRVMADTVSALGAKLEWNGSTIRVDARRLLSVCPPAELVRKMRASFVVAGPLLARFGEAMVALPGGCNIGPRPVDLHIKGLEALGATAVVENGYVHFRAPRGGLRGARIYLDVPSVGATQNIMMAAVLAKGQTIIENAAKEPENVDLANYLNAMGARVRGAGTDVIRIEGVDHLRGATHAVIPDRIEAGTFLIAAALIGRGVYVENALSHHLMSLIAKLEEAGAVIEDHVEGIKVWPCQGGRMKPLDVKTHYYPSFPTDLQAQMVAALTVAQGTSTVTETVFENRFMHVAELQRMGANIHIEGRTAVIEGVPRLTGARVTATDLRAGAALVIAGLLAEGQTEVYGLHHIDRGYDDLVGKFKQLGARLERIEGDAEIQIAKSVG from the coding sequence ATGGGAAGAATCGTAATTGAGGGTGGATATCCCCTGGAGGGGACCGTTCGCGTCAGCGGAGCCAAAAATGCGGTGTTGCCTATCCTCGCGGCCAGTCTCTTGGCGGAGGAGGGCGTGAGTCAAATCGAAGAGGTCCCGCATCTCCTCGACGTGCGCGTCATGGCGGACACGGTTTCGGCGCTCGGCGCGAAGCTGGAGTGGAACGGAAGCACCATCCGCGTCGACGCGCGGCGCCTGTTGAGCGTGTGTCCGCCCGCGGAGCTGGTCCGCAAGATGCGCGCTTCCTTTGTGGTTGCGGGGCCTCTCCTCGCGCGCTTCGGCGAGGCGATGGTGGCCTTGCCTGGAGGCTGCAACATCGGGCCGAGGCCCGTGGATCTCCACATCAAGGGGCTCGAAGCGCTCGGGGCCACGGCCGTCGTGGAAAACGGATATGTGCATTTTCGCGCGCCTCGAGGTGGCCTGCGCGGCGCCCGCATCTACCTGGACGTGCCGAGCGTCGGCGCGACGCAGAACATTATGATGGCCGCGGTCCTGGCCAAAGGACAGACCATCATCGAGAACGCGGCCAAAGAGCCGGAGAATGTCGATCTCGCCAACTATCTGAACGCGATGGGCGCTCGCGTTCGAGGCGCGGGCACGGACGTCATTCGCATCGAGGGTGTAGATCACCTGCGGGGCGCCACCCACGCCGTGATTCCTGACCGGATTGAGGCAGGCACGTTTCTGATCGCGGCCGCGCTCATCGGGCGAGGCGTCTACGTCGAAAATGCGCTGTCCCATCACCTGATGTCGCTCATCGCGAAGCTCGAGGAGGCTGGGGCCGTCATCGAGGATCACGTCGAGGGTATCAAGGTGTGGCCCTGTCAGGGCGGGCGCATGAAGCCACTCGACGTCAAGACGCACTATTACCCATCGTTCCCAACCGATTTGCAGGCGCAGATGGTCGCCGCCCTCACGGTGGCGCAGGGAACGAGCACCGTGACCGAAACCGTGTTCGAGAACCGATTCATGCATGTCGCGGAGTTGCAGCGCATGGGCGCCAACATTCACATTGAAGGACGCACCGCCGTCATTGAGGGCGTGCCGCGCCTGACCGGCGCTCGCGTGACCGCGACGGATCTCCGCGCAGGTGCGGCGCTCGTCATCGCAGGTCTTCTCGCCGAGGGTCAGACGGAAGTGTACGGACTTCATCATATCGACCGTGGCTACGACGATCTCGTCGGCAAATTCAAGCAACTCGGCGCGCGCCTCGAGCGGATCGAAGGGGATGCCGAGATCCAAATTGCGAAATCCGTGGGCTGA
- a CDS encoding YwmB family TATA-box binding protein yields the protein MAHTRVIRRARLVRRRGKKGWKRAMWMALWIGLGVVIAHPPGTASAQTASSAPSDGGAQYEFLMSALRATGATPNAYLIHDWTQLNDSFLNETQLAALGAQVVQELGLANVKTQAAQLVNETYWRAVGVWPSGTRAEVVLTSFPGAPSGAGDGQPETVMTVTASSSNLTEGQFSSQYDQVERTVASVNGTPQMSAYIAGFKPSEVSEAEADGMAIAALRAVGAAAVEGIRTPLETSLSGYSARAPVYVLAGDHRRVNVQVAVHDDSFRHGTDVYVGSPLVIATY from the coding sequence ATGGCACACACTAGAGTCATTCGGCGGGCTCGTCTCGTGCGCCGCCGCGGGAAAAAAGGATGGAAGCGCGCCATGTGGATGGCGCTTTGGATTGGGCTCGGAGTGGTCATCGCGCACCCGCCCGGCACGGCAAGTGCGCAGACCGCCAGCTCGGCGCCATCCGACGGAGGCGCGCAGTACGAGTTTCTCATGAGCGCCCTCCGCGCGACAGGCGCCACGCCGAACGCGTATCTCATCCACGATTGGACCCAGCTGAACGATTCGTTTCTCAACGAGACGCAGCTTGCGGCGCTCGGCGCCCAGGTCGTGCAGGAGTTGGGCCTCGCAAACGTCAAGACGCAGGCGGCGCAACTCGTGAACGAGACGTACTGGCGCGCTGTCGGCGTCTGGCCCAGCGGAACACGCGCTGAGGTGGTTTTGACGAGTTTTCCCGGGGCGCCAAGCGGCGCAGGAGACGGCCAACCGGAGACCGTGATGACCGTGACGGCATCGAGTTCCAACTTGACGGAAGGCCAATTTTCATCGCAATATGACCAGGTGGAGCGCACGGTGGCGTCCGTCAACGGCACGCCGCAGATGAGCGCATACATAGCTGGTTTCAAACCGAGCGAAGTCAGCGAGGCGGAAGCGGACGGAATGGCGATCGCGGCCTTGAGAGCGGTGGGCGCTGCGGCGGTCGAGGGCATTCGCACGCCACTCGAGACGAGCCTGTCGGGGTACAGCGCCCGCGCACCGGTGTACGTGCTGGCAGGAGACCACCGGCGCGTGAACGTCCAGGTGGCCGTGCACGACGACTCGTTCCGACATGGGACCGACGTGTACGTGGGCTCTCCTCTTGTGATCGCGACGTATTGA
- a CDS encoding DUF1146 family protein codes for MQLVYRVSATMGADGIVLLLVFFLGVVASWWALGALKWDKFTHHPFAGQTQLLRFFLALAGGVLSVVVGLILLGAMQLLNGAL; via the coding sequence GTGCAGTTGGTCTATCGCGTCAGTGCCACGATGGGGGCGGACGGGATCGTCCTGCTCTTGGTTTTCTTCCTGGGTGTCGTGGCCAGTTGGTGGGCGCTCGGCGCGCTCAAATGGGACAAGTTCACGCACCACCCGTTCGCGGGGCAGACCCAGCTCTTGCGGTTCTTCCTCGCACTCGCCGGAGGCGTGCTTTCCGTCGTCGTCGGTCTCATTCTTCTTGGTGCCATGCAGTTGTTGAACGGTGCGCTTTGA
- the atpC gene encoding ATP synthase F1 subunit epsilon, producing the protein MLTVPLEIVTPERIVLSMDVRMVILRGGDGEIGILPRHMPLATAVKPCLVRIRLADDRQDVVPVSGGFVEVLPEKITILADTAELPEEIDVDRALRAKDRAEKRLQAAVDEEEADRARQALTRAELRLQAVEEHKRLNGFLHASVPSA; encoded by the coding sequence ATGTTGACCGTGCCGCTCGAAATCGTCACGCCGGAGCGGATCGTGCTGTCGATGGACGTGCGCATGGTGATCCTGCGGGGCGGCGATGGCGAAATCGGCATCTTGCCACGCCACATGCCGCTCGCTACGGCGGTGAAGCCGTGCCTGGTGCGCATTCGGCTGGCGGACGATCGCCAGGACGTGGTACCGGTGTCAGGCGGGTTCGTCGAGGTCCTGCCTGAGAAGATCACCATCCTCGCGGACACCGCGGAGTTGCCTGAGGAAATCGACGTCGATCGCGCCCTTCGCGCCAAGGACCGCGCGGAGAAGCGGCTGCAGGCCGCGGTCGACGAGGAAGAAGCGGATCGCGCGCGTCAGGCGCTCACGCGCGCTGAACTGCGGCTGCAGGCGGTGGAAGAGCACAAACGCCTGAACGGATTTCTGCACGCAAGTGTCCCGAGCGCTTAA
- the atpD gene encoding F0F1 ATP synthase subunit beta, with protein sequence MNKGYVVQVMGPVVDVRFPEGQLPAINNALRIDYEGDLPVHLTLEVALHLGDNVVRTIAMSSTDGLVRGVEVVDTGQPISMPVGPGTLGRIFNVLGETIDERGPVDAPERWPIHRPAPAFGDLTTKTEIFETGIKVVDLLAPYVKGGKVGLFGGAGVGKTVLIQELIHNIAKEHGGYSVFAGVGERTREGNDLYHEMKESGVLDKTCMVFGQMNEPPGARLRVALSGLTLAEYFRDVEQRDVLFFIDNIFRFTQAGSEVSALLGRMPSAVGYQPTLATEMGQLQERIASTVRGSITSIQAVYVPADDYTDPAPANTFTHLDATTVLERRIADMGLYPAVDPLASTSRALQPDIVGEEHYQVARGVQAVLQRYRELQDIIAILGMDELTDEDRLIVSRARKIQNFLSQPFFVAEVFTGTPGKYVPVKDTVRSFKEILEGKHDDIPETYFRYCGAIEDVIEKARKDGYA encoded by the coding sequence GTGAACAAAGGGTATGTAGTGCAGGTCATGGGCCCGGTGGTCGATGTCCGCTTTCCAGAAGGACAACTGCCGGCGATCAACAACGCCCTCCGCATTGATTACGAGGGCGATCTGCCCGTGCATCTGACGCTCGAGGTGGCGCTGCACCTCGGAGACAACGTGGTTCGAACCATCGCGATGTCGTCGACGGACGGGCTCGTCCGCGGCGTCGAAGTCGTCGATACAGGGCAGCCCATCTCGATGCCCGTAGGACCGGGCACCCTGGGGCGCATCTTCAACGTGCTCGGCGAGACGATTGACGAGAGGGGGCCCGTCGATGCCCCGGAGCGCTGGCCGATCCACCGTCCCGCGCCCGCGTTTGGGGATCTGACGACGAAGACCGAGATCTTCGAAACCGGCATCAAGGTCGTGGATCTGCTCGCTCCGTACGTCAAGGGCGGTAAGGTTGGCCTGTTCGGCGGCGCGGGCGTCGGCAAAACGGTGCTCATTCAGGAGCTCATTCACAACATCGCGAAGGAGCACGGCGGTTATTCGGTGTTCGCCGGCGTCGGCGAGCGGACGCGCGAGGGTAACGACCTCTACCATGAAATGAAGGAGTCGGGCGTCCTCGACAAGACGTGCATGGTGTTCGGCCAGATGAACGAGCCGCCCGGTGCGCGCCTCCGCGTGGCGCTGTCCGGCCTGACGCTCGCTGAGTACTTCCGCGATGTGGAGCAGCGCGACGTCCTGTTCTTCATCGACAACATCTTCCGCTTCACACAGGCGGGTTCCGAGGTGTCTGCGCTTCTCGGCCGCATGCCGTCGGCCGTCGGTTACCAGCCCACCCTGGCCACGGAAATGGGCCAACTGCAGGAACGCATTGCCTCGACGGTGCGAGGGTCCATCACGTCCATCCAGGCGGTGTACGTGCCGGCGGACGACTACACCGATCCGGCGCCGGCCAACACGTTCACCCACCTCGATGCCACGACCGTGTTGGAGCGCCGGATCGCCGACATGGGCCTGTATCCGGCGGTCGATCCGCTCGCTTCGACGTCGCGGGCGCTCCAGCCTGACATCGTGGGTGAGGAGCACTATCAGGTGGCGCGTGGCGTCCAAGCGGTGCTGCAGCGGTATCGCGAGCTGCAGGACATCATCGCCATCCTCGGCATGGACGAGCTGACGGATGAGGACCGCCTCATCGTGTCGCGCGCGCGCAAAATCCAGAACTTCCTGTCGCAGCCGTTCTTCGTCGCTGAGGTGTTCACCGGGACGCCGGGCAAGTACGTGCCGGTGAAGGATACCGTGCGCTCGTTCAAGGAGATCCTGGAGGGCAAGCACGACGACATTCCGGAGACGTACTTCCGCTACTGCGGCGCGATTGAAGACGTGATCGAGAAGGCGCGCAAGGACGGCTACGCCTGA
- the atpG gene encoding ATP synthase F1 subunit gamma, producing MAQNSMRDIRRRIKSVRNTAQITKAMEMVAAAKLRRVQDAVQQSKPYLSKMQEMLANLSLSARLVKHPLLAVRPVRRIGYLVITADRGLAGPYNAQVVRAAMQEFGKRDKGSYAIYTVGKRGRNFFQRRGLPIAAEVVDLPDTPTYHSVRHLAENIVAAYEREEFDELYFIYNEFINAAVQRPVVRKVLPLASLGENVQGPRRNYLFEPDEESVLAALLPRYAETLVYQAVLDAKASEHAARMNAMGNATDNALELIEKLTLSLNRARQAAITTQIAEIVGGAEALK from the coding sequence ATGGCGCAAAACAGCATGCGCGACATCCGGCGGCGCATCAAGAGCGTCCGGAATACTGCGCAGATCACGAAGGCGATGGAGATGGTCGCGGCCGCCAAGCTGCGCCGCGTGCAGGATGCGGTTCAGCAGTCGAAGCCGTACCTCTCGAAGATGCAGGAGATGCTGGCGAACCTGTCGCTCTCGGCGCGGCTCGTCAAGCATCCGCTGCTCGCGGTGCGACCCGTGCGGCGCATCGGCTACCTCGTCATCACGGCCGATCGCGGCCTGGCCGGGCCGTACAACGCGCAGGTGGTGCGCGCCGCGATGCAGGAGTTTGGCAAGCGAGACAAGGGCTCGTACGCCATTTACACGGTCGGCAAGCGAGGGCGGAACTTTTTCCAGCGCCGTGGGCTGCCGATCGCGGCCGAGGTCGTCGATCTCCCCGACACGCCCACGTATCACTCCGTGCGCCATCTGGCGGAGAACATCGTCGCGGCGTACGAGCGCGAGGAGTTCGACGAGCTGTATTTCATCTACAACGAGTTCATCAACGCGGCGGTTCAACGCCCGGTGGTGCGCAAAGTGCTGCCTCTTGCCTCCCTTGGCGAGAACGTGCAGGGGCCACGGCGCAACTATCTGTTCGAGCCCGACGAGGAGTCGGTGCTGGCGGCTCTCCTTCCGCGGTATGCCGAGACGCTGGTGTATCAGGCGGTGTTGGACGCGAAGGCTTCCGAACATGCTGCGCGCATGAATGCGATGGGCAACGCGACCGACAACGCGCTTGAGCTGATCGAGAAACTGACGCTGTCGTTGAACCGGGCGCGCCAGGCGGCGATCACGACCCAGATCGCGGAAATTGTCGGTGGCGCGGAAGCGTTGAAATAA